A single genomic interval of Aedes aegypti strain LVP_AGWG chromosome 1, AaegL5.0 Primary Assembly, whole genome shotgun sequence harbors:
- the LOC5570419 gene encoding mitogen-activated protein kinase kinase kinase 15 isoform X1 — MYPSQLHKKPLPSPGINAGSFADSMSNLSDVSSTTAILNNTAGSSVNPSNPANSVSGSQSGSSRPRMDIACVIDTTHTQRKAAFEEVKLACVQVCANLQPLEFEKLDFGELNTVDSLYSADVVVVDLSVWAQQSTLSYHLGVRESFEMKENIVIYNDADSEATLRMKISCGNYTFVPYRAVDGAGCVVTNPSKVGYLEEVDSKISLVSKLRKIFQDVEIQSKAHLREKFLADLRSLRDQYAGNVEELQKMLRNMRKRLDDPHVLSKEIVQTYMLSLRDVQDYDAMVQLVDDLQTVPNKQHYINTGNMNYLYAFALNRRNKEGDRDKALKSCTKALEKKENHFPDMLCLCGRIYKDMFVESNRTDMGSLKNAITWYRKSFQIQPNEFAGINLATLLVIEGKDFSDSELQHIGLTLNNLIGKKGSLASIKDYWNVATFFEISVLAENYAKAIQAAECMFRLKPPKWYLKSTIGNITLIDCSRRKSEESLASIEQQIFQFWMEFFIEATNAEPSSTVRFPILIQETQKVLFPSYVSIHMDAEQKSIDIVNICQQHEKDKCRKVHNFNFLASQIKSVSLYKRDERCAFLYVQQNSDDFQMYFPSVQCRQQFYDLILQMTADQNSGFIDLSTETMSDEIKYEYEMDDQARRIMLGRGTYGAVYAARDLDTQVKIAVKEVPEKYSHEVQPLHEEIKLHSQLRHRNIVQYWGSKSEDNYFKIFMEQVPGGSLSALLRSKWGPLKDNEATIAFYSKQILEGLKYLHEQKIVHRDIKGDNVLVNTYSGVVKISDFGTSKRLAGINPVTETFTGTLQYMAPEVIDQGVRGYGPAADIWSFGCTVVEMATGKPPFVELGSPQAAMFKVGFYKKHPEIPDELSPVAKIFIKRCFEVDVDKRATAAELLEDPFLSDKHKKMRASISIPPTTMSAAEFSRSVSMPADRHVSKTLTSQQSSASCNTPSINSEADCLPPTFAATRSASIRKNKHLAHLAPIQMPNHVSSIGNLAETPSLEIESIEPPPAGFQLNRRSSSGGLLSPEVELPTTSSKSPLLAGEANESDGFYLLKKDSQRRATLHKVLEHDERKICQVWMEKIVFDRKEAVDITQAHLEILIKALRTYITEQKKEHLEAAISGLKKNLDFDSTGIDHLHLAMYRFQDAVITVLRSHNIKPHWMFALDNLVKSAIQAAIIILSPELGRNLAGHGHNDDDDEDDDGENDLNRGDAARGGIDDDDDDGELSTSGVGTVNSVTVPKPAKLTRTKMVNDQIAALRAENLRLMEDLYESHKMYHGVFKTALKGQSMNADMVRALATQLMSVASRQDHNSQGYASDLAESPVIADEVDSANNNFLRPTVPTRQSSVRPGLDRRTPVRVAPFDGVSDSMAAGSQPDTRLDEWLVQHGFNDHVRNTIHFEEFSYEDFIYAMDQEDLRRIGLRVGTEVKLWRAIRAHRHRFPQPLWSPSDSRHPALTPQSYSSSSLVTVLNANGGSVDEPALKPISNSNSYDSTHSACTTASSEYESCNGFDSS; from the exons ATGTATCCATCACAGTTgcacaaaa AACCCCTTCCCTCACCGGGCATCAATGCGGGCTCCTTTGCCGACAGCATGTCCAACCTGAGTGACGTATCGTCCACCACAGCCATCCTAAATAATACCGCAGGCTCATCCGTTAACCCATCCAACCCGGCCAACAGTGTCAGCGGTTCCCAGTCGGGCTCCAGCCGACCACGGATGGACATTGCATGCGTCATCGACACAACCCACACCCAACGGAAGGCTGCGTTTGAGGAGGTTAAGCTGGCTTGTGTGCAAGTGTGTGCCAACTTGCAGCCGTTGGAGTTTGAAAAGCTGGACTTCGGTGAGCTCAACACGGTAGACAGTTTGTACAGCGCGGATGTGGTCGTAGTAGATCTAAGTGTGTGGGCTCAGCAGAGCACACTGAGCTATCATTTGGGCGTTCGGGAGAGTTTCGAGATGAAGGAGAACATTGTGATCTACAACGATGCGGATAGCGAGGCCACTTTGAGGATGAAAATCTCCTGTGGGAACTACACATTTGTGCCTTACAGGGCGGTGGATGGGGCGGGCTGCGTGGTGACTAATCCCAGCAAAGTGGGATATCTAGAAGaggttgattcaaaaattagCCTGGTTAGCAAGTTGCGGAAAATCTTCCAGGATGTGGAGATTCAATCGAAAGCGCACTTGAGGGAGAAATTTCTGGCGGATTTGAGAAGTTTGAGGGACCAATACGCTGGCAATGTGGAGGAACTGCAGAAAATGTTAAGGAATATGAGGAAAAGGCTAGATGATCCTCACGTGCTGTCGAAAGAGATCGTTCAAACGTATATGCTGTCGTTGAGGGATGTTCAAGATTACGATGCCATGGTTCAGTTGGTGGATGATCTTCAGACAGTCCCCAATAAGCAACACTACATAAATACGGGAAACATGAACTACCTGTATGCCTTTGCGCTAAACAGGAGAAATAAGGAAGGCGATCGAGACAAGGCATTGAAAAGTTGTACAAAAGCCCTTGAGAAGAAGGAGAATCATTTTCCCGATATGTTGTGCCTTTGTGGAAGAATCTACAAAGATATGTTCGTAGAATCTAACCGCACTGATATGGGGTCGTTGAAAAACGCTATCACGTGGTATCGTAAAAGTTTCCAGATTCAACCCAACGAATTTGCTGGAATTAATTTGGCTACTCTATTGGTGATTGAGGGCAAAGACTTCTCGGACTCAGAGCTACAGCACATCGGGTTGACTCTGAACAATCTGATCGGTAAGAAGGGATCACTTGCGTCCATTAAAGACTATTGGAACGTGGCAACGTTCTTTGAAATCTCAGTATTGGCGGAAAACTACGCCAAAGCTATTCAAGCAGCAGAATGCATGTTCCGCCTCAAACCTCCAAAGTGGTACCTCAAATCAACAATCGGAAACATTACGTTGATCGATTGCTCTCGACGGAAGTCGGAAGAATCGCTTGCCTCAATCGAACAACAAATCTTCCAGTTTTGGATGGAATTTTTCATCGAAGCCACCAACGCCGAACCATCCTCCACCGTCCGTTTCCCTATTCTTATACAGGAAACTCAAAAAGTCCTGTTCCCATCGTACGTCTCGATCCATATGGATGCCGAGCAAAAATCAATCGACATTGTCAACATATGCCAGCAGCACGAAAAGGACAAGTGTCGTAAGGTTCACAATTTTAACTTCCTTGCCAGTCAGATCAAATCGGTCAGTTTGTACAAACGGGACGAGCGATGTGCCTTTCTGTATGTGCAGCAGAACTCCGACGATTTCCAGATGTATTTCCCGTCGGTGCAGTGTCGACAGCAGTTCTACGACCTTATTCTGCAAATGACTGCAGATCAGAACTCCGGGTTCATAGATCTGTCGACGGAGACGATGAGCGATGAGATCAAGTACGAATACGAGATGGACGATCAGGCAAGGAGGATCATGCTTGGTCGAGGTACGTACGGAGCGGTTTACGCCGCGAGGGATCTCGACACGCAGGTGAAGATCGCCGTTAAGGAAGTTCCGGAGAAGTACAGCCATGAGGTGCAACCTTTACACGAAGAGATAAAGCTGCATTCACAGCTGCGCCATAGAAACATTGTGCAGTATTGGGGATCGAAATCGGAGGACAACTACTTCAAGATATTCATGGAGCAAGTACCTGGGGGATCGCTCTCAGCATTGCTACGATCAAAGTGGGGACCGTTGAAAGACAACGAAGCTACCATTGCGTTCTACTCGAAGCAGATATTGGAGGGACTGAAGTACCTGCACGAACAGAAGATTGTTCACAGAGATATTAAGGGAGATAACGTGCTGGTCAACACGTACAGTGGGGTTGTCAAAATCTCCGATTTCGGCACATCGAAGAGATTGGCCGGAATCAATCCAGTGACGGAAACCTTCACCGGGACATTGCAATACATGGCGCCGGAGGTGATTGACCAAGGTGTCCGTGGTTACGGCCCAGCTGCAGACATATGGTCTTTCGGGTGTACGGTTGTTGAAATGGCTACCGGTAAGCCGCCGTTTGTAGAGCTCGGGTCACCGCAGGCAGCTATGTTCAAGGTGGGCTTCTACAAAAAGCACCCGGAAATCCCAGATGAACTCTCTCCTGTGGCAAAGATCTTTATCAAACGGTGCTTCGAGGTGGACGTCGACAAGCGGGCGACGGCTGCCGAGTTGTTGGAAGATCCATTCCTGTCAGA CAAGCACAAGAAGATGCGTGCATCGATCAGCATTCCTCCAACTACGATGAGTGCGGCAGAGTTCTCCCGAAGTGTCAGCATGCCGGCCGATCGTCATGTCAGCAAAACTCTAACCTCCCAACAGAGTTCGGCCAGCTGCAATACGCCAAGTATCAACTCTGAGGCTGA CTGCCTACCACCGACATTCGCAGCGACCAGATCGGCATCGATCCGGAAGAACAAACATCTTGCCCATCTTGCGCCGATCCAAATGCCAAACCACGTCAGTAGCATTGG GAATCTTGCCGAAACTCCATCActggaaatcgaatcgattgaACCACCGCCGGCCGGGTTCCAACTGAATCGGAGAAGTTCTTCCGGAGGATTGCTTTCGCCAGAG GTGGAACTCCCGACAACGTCCAGCAAATCTCCACTGTTGGCCGGAGAGGCTAACGAAAGCGACGGCTTTTACCTGCTCAAAAAGGACTCCCAACGTCGCGCAACGCTGCACAAGGTGCTCGAACACGACGAGCGCAAAATCTGCCAGGTGTGGATGGAGAAGATAGTATTTGATCGGAAGGAGGCTGTCGATATTACTCAAGCCCACCTGGAAATACTGATCAAGGCCCTGCGGACGTACATCACCGAGCAGAAGAAGGAACACCTGGAGGCCGCCATCAGTGGACTGAAGAAGAATCTGGACTTTGACTCGACGGGCATCGACCATCTGCACTTGGCGATGTACCGGTTCCAGGATGCGGTGATAACGGTGCTGCGATCTCACAACATAAAGCCACATTGGATGTTTGCGTTGGATAATCTCGTTAAAAGTGCCATTCAGGCTGCGATCATTATACTGTCGCCTG AACTGGGACGGAACCTAGCTGGACATGGTCAcaacgatgatgacgatgaggaCGATGACGGAGAAAACGACCTGAATCGAGGGGACGCAGCTCGCGGTGGcatcgacgacgacgatgacgatgggGAACTGTCAACGTCCGGTGTGGGCACTGTCAACTCGGTTACAGTACCCAAACCCGCAAAGTTGACTCGCACAAAGATGGTTAACGATCAAATTGCTGCTCTGCGAGCAGAGAACTTAAGACTGATGGAAGATCTGTACGAATCTCACAAAATGTATCATGGAGTTTTCAAGACAGCCCTTAAAGGGCAGTCCATGAATGCAGATATGGTGCGCGCCTTGGCTACACAGCTGATGTCGGTGGCTAGTCGACAAGACCACAATTCCCAAGGATATGCTAGTGATCTGGCGGAAAGTCCTGTAATAGCAGATGAAGTAGATTCCGCAAACAACAACTTTTTGAGGCCAACAGTACCAACAAGACAAAGTTCGGTGCGACCGGGGTTGGACCGGAGAACCCCGGTTCGAGTGGCCCCATTCGACGGAGTATCCGATTCGATGGCTGCCGGGAGTCAACCGGATACGCGATTAGACGAATGGCTAGTCCAGCATGGGTTCAACGATCACGTACGAAACACTATCCACTTCGAGGAATTCAGTTACGAAGATTTTATCTACGCAATGGATCAGGAAGATCTGCGCAGGATTGGTTTGAG AGTTGGCACCGAAGTGAAACTGTGGCGGGCGATTCGAGCACACCGGCATCGATTTCCTCAGCCGCTGTGGTCTCCATCGGATAGTCGCCATCCAGCTCTCACTCCCCAGTCGTATTCCTCCTCCTCTCTAGTGACCGTTCTTAACGCCAACGGTGGTAGCGTTGATGAACCAGCGCTCAAACCGATCTCCAACTCCAACAGTTACGACTCGACCCATTCGGCGTGCACGACAGCGTCGTCGGAATACGAATCGTGCAATGGATTTGATTCGTCTTGA
- the LOC5570419 gene encoding mitogen-activated protein kinase kinase kinase 15 isoform X4, which translates to MYPSQLHKKPLPSPGINAGSFADSMSNLSDVSSTTAILNNTAGSSVNPSNPANSVSGSQSGSSRPRMDIACVIDTTHTQRKAAFEEVKLACVQVCANLQPLEFEKLDFGELNTVDSLYSADVVVVDLSVWAQQSTLSYHLGVRESFEMKENIVIYNDADSEATLRMKISCGNYTFVPYRAVDGAGCVVTNPSKVGYLEEVDSKISLVSKLRKIFQDVEIQSKAHLREKFLADLRSLRDQYAGNVEELQKMLRNMRKRLDDPHVLSKEIVQTYMLSLRDVQDYDAMVQLVDDLQTVPNKQHYINTGNMNYLYAFALNRRNKEGDRDKALKSCTKALEKKENHFPDMLCLCGRIYKDMFVESNRTDMGSLKNAITWYRKSFQIQPNEFAGINLATLLVIEGKDFSDSELQHIGLTLNNLIGKKGSLASIKDYWNVATFFEISVLAENYAKAIQAAECMFRLKPPKWYLKSTIGNITLIDCSRRKSEESLASIEQQIFQFWMEFFIEATNAEPSSTVRFPILIQETQKVLFPSYVSIHMDAEQKSIDIVNICQQHEKDKCRKVHNFNFLASQIKSVSLYKRDERCAFLYVQQNSDDFQMYFPSVQCRQQFYDLILQMTADQNSGFIDLSTETMSDEIKYEYEMDDQARRIMLGRGTYGAVYAARDLDTQVKIAVKEVPEKYSHEVQPLHEEIKLHSQLRHRNIVQYWGSKSEDNYFKIFMEQVPGGSLSALLRSKWGPLKDNEATIAFYSKQILEGLKYLHEQKIVHRDIKGDNVLVNTYSGVVKISDFGTSKRLAGINPVTETFTGTLQYMAPEVIDQGVRGYGPAADIWSFGCTVVEMATGKPPFVELGSPQAAMFKVGFYKKHPEIPDELSPVAKIFIKRCFEVDVDKRATAAELLEDPFLSDKHKKMRASISIPPTTMSAAEFSRSVSMPADRHVSKTLTSQQSSASCNTPSINSEAENLAETPSLEIESIEPPPAGFQLNRRSSSGGLLSPEVELPTTSSKSPLLAGEANESDGFYLLKKDSQRRATLHKVLEHDERKICQVWMEKIVFDRKEAVDITQAHLEILIKALRTYITEQKKEHLEAAISGLKKNLDFDSTGIDHLHLAMYRFQDAVITVLRSHNIKPHWMFALDNLVKSAIQAAIIILSPELGRNLAGHGHNDDDDEDDDGENDLNRGDAARGGIDDDDDDGELSTSGVGTVNSVTVPKPAKLTRTKMVNDQIAALRAENLRLMEDLYESHKMYHGVFKTALKGQSMNADMVRALATQLMSVASRQDHNSQGYASDLAESPVIADEVDSANNNFLRPTVPTRQSSVRPGLDRRTPVRVAPFDGVSDSMAAGSQPDTRLDEWLVQHGFNDHVRNTIHFEEFSYEDFIYAMDQEDLRRIGLRVGTEVKLWRAIRAHRHRFPQPLWSPSDSRHPALTPQSYSSSSLVTVLNANGGSVDEPALKPISNSNSYDSTHSACTTASSEYESCNGFDSS; encoded by the exons ATGTATCCATCACAGTTgcacaaaa AACCCCTTCCCTCACCGGGCATCAATGCGGGCTCCTTTGCCGACAGCATGTCCAACCTGAGTGACGTATCGTCCACCACAGCCATCCTAAATAATACCGCAGGCTCATCCGTTAACCCATCCAACCCGGCCAACAGTGTCAGCGGTTCCCAGTCGGGCTCCAGCCGACCACGGATGGACATTGCATGCGTCATCGACACAACCCACACCCAACGGAAGGCTGCGTTTGAGGAGGTTAAGCTGGCTTGTGTGCAAGTGTGTGCCAACTTGCAGCCGTTGGAGTTTGAAAAGCTGGACTTCGGTGAGCTCAACACGGTAGACAGTTTGTACAGCGCGGATGTGGTCGTAGTAGATCTAAGTGTGTGGGCTCAGCAGAGCACACTGAGCTATCATTTGGGCGTTCGGGAGAGTTTCGAGATGAAGGAGAACATTGTGATCTACAACGATGCGGATAGCGAGGCCACTTTGAGGATGAAAATCTCCTGTGGGAACTACACATTTGTGCCTTACAGGGCGGTGGATGGGGCGGGCTGCGTGGTGACTAATCCCAGCAAAGTGGGATATCTAGAAGaggttgattcaaaaattagCCTGGTTAGCAAGTTGCGGAAAATCTTCCAGGATGTGGAGATTCAATCGAAAGCGCACTTGAGGGAGAAATTTCTGGCGGATTTGAGAAGTTTGAGGGACCAATACGCTGGCAATGTGGAGGAACTGCAGAAAATGTTAAGGAATATGAGGAAAAGGCTAGATGATCCTCACGTGCTGTCGAAAGAGATCGTTCAAACGTATATGCTGTCGTTGAGGGATGTTCAAGATTACGATGCCATGGTTCAGTTGGTGGATGATCTTCAGACAGTCCCCAATAAGCAACACTACATAAATACGGGAAACATGAACTACCTGTATGCCTTTGCGCTAAACAGGAGAAATAAGGAAGGCGATCGAGACAAGGCATTGAAAAGTTGTACAAAAGCCCTTGAGAAGAAGGAGAATCATTTTCCCGATATGTTGTGCCTTTGTGGAAGAATCTACAAAGATATGTTCGTAGAATCTAACCGCACTGATATGGGGTCGTTGAAAAACGCTATCACGTGGTATCGTAAAAGTTTCCAGATTCAACCCAACGAATTTGCTGGAATTAATTTGGCTACTCTATTGGTGATTGAGGGCAAAGACTTCTCGGACTCAGAGCTACAGCACATCGGGTTGACTCTGAACAATCTGATCGGTAAGAAGGGATCACTTGCGTCCATTAAAGACTATTGGAACGTGGCAACGTTCTTTGAAATCTCAGTATTGGCGGAAAACTACGCCAAAGCTATTCAAGCAGCAGAATGCATGTTCCGCCTCAAACCTCCAAAGTGGTACCTCAAATCAACAATCGGAAACATTACGTTGATCGATTGCTCTCGACGGAAGTCGGAAGAATCGCTTGCCTCAATCGAACAACAAATCTTCCAGTTTTGGATGGAATTTTTCATCGAAGCCACCAACGCCGAACCATCCTCCACCGTCCGTTTCCCTATTCTTATACAGGAAACTCAAAAAGTCCTGTTCCCATCGTACGTCTCGATCCATATGGATGCCGAGCAAAAATCAATCGACATTGTCAACATATGCCAGCAGCACGAAAAGGACAAGTGTCGTAAGGTTCACAATTTTAACTTCCTTGCCAGTCAGATCAAATCGGTCAGTTTGTACAAACGGGACGAGCGATGTGCCTTTCTGTATGTGCAGCAGAACTCCGACGATTTCCAGATGTATTTCCCGTCGGTGCAGTGTCGACAGCAGTTCTACGACCTTATTCTGCAAATGACTGCAGATCAGAACTCCGGGTTCATAGATCTGTCGACGGAGACGATGAGCGATGAGATCAAGTACGAATACGAGATGGACGATCAGGCAAGGAGGATCATGCTTGGTCGAGGTACGTACGGAGCGGTTTACGCCGCGAGGGATCTCGACACGCAGGTGAAGATCGCCGTTAAGGAAGTTCCGGAGAAGTACAGCCATGAGGTGCAACCTTTACACGAAGAGATAAAGCTGCATTCACAGCTGCGCCATAGAAACATTGTGCAGTATTGGGGATCGAAATCGGAGGACAACTACTTCAAGATATTCATGGAGCAAGTACCTGGGGGATCGCTCTCAGCATTGCTACGATCAAAGTGGGGACCGTTGAAAGACAACGAAGCTACCATTGCGTTCTACTCGAAGCAGATATTGGAGGGACTGAAGTACCTGCACGAACAGAAGATTGTTCACAGAGATATTAAGGGAGATAACGTGCTGGTCAACACGTACAGTGGGGTTGTCAAAATCTCCGATTTCGGCACATCGAAGAGATTGGCCGGAATCAATCCAGTGACGGAAACCTTCACCGGGACATTGCAATACATGGCGCCGGAGGTGATTGACCAAGGTGTCCGTGGTTACGGCCCAGCTGCAGACATATGGTCTTTCGGGTGTACGGTTGTTGAAATGGCTACCGGTAAGCCGCCGTTTGTAGAGCTCGGGTCACCGCAGGCAGCTATGTTCAAGGTGGGCTTCTACAAAAAGCACCCGGAAATCCCAGATGAACTCTCTCCTGTGGCAAAGATCTTTATCAAACGGTGCTTCGAGGTGGACGTCGACAAGCGGGCGACGGCTGCCGAGTTGTTGGAAGATCCATTCCTGTCAGA CAAGCACAAGAAGATGCGTGCATCGATCAGCATTCCTCCAACTACGATGAGTGCGGCAGAGTTCTCCCGAAGTGTCAGCATGCCGGCCGATCGTCATGTCAGCAAAACTCTAACCTCCCAACAGAGTTCGGCCAGCTGCAATACGCCAAGTATCAACTCTGAGGCTGA GAATCTTGCCGAAACTCCATCActggaaatcgaatcgattgaACCACCGCCGGCCGGGTTCCAACTGAATCGGAGAAGTTCTTCCGGAGGATTGCTTTCGCCAGAG GTGGAACTCCCGACAACGTCCAGCAAATCTCCACTGTTGGCCGGAGAGGCTAACGAAAGCGACGGCTTTTACCTGCTCAAAAAGGACTCCCAACGTCGCGCAACGCTGCACAAGGTGCTCGAACACGACGAGCGCAAAATCTGCCAGGTGTGGATGGAGAAGATAGTATTTGATCGGAAGGAGGCTGTCGATATTACTCAAGCCCACCTGGAAATACTGATCAAGGCCCTGCGGACGTACATCACCGAGCAGAAGAAGGAACACCTGGAGGCCGCCATCAGTGGACTGAAGAAGAATCTGGACTTTGACTCGACGGGCATCGACCATCTGCACTTGGCGATGTACCGGTTCCAGGATGCGGTGATAACGGTGCTGCGATCTCACAACATAAAGCCACATTGGATGTTTGCGTTGGATAATCTCGTTAAAAGTGCCATTCAGGCTGCGATCATTATACTGTCGCCTG AACTGGGACGGAACCTAGCTGGACATGGTCAcaacgatgatgacgatgaggaCGATGACGGAGAAAACGACCTGAATCGAGGGGACGCAGCTCGCGGTGGcatcgacgacgacgatgacgatgggGAACTGTCAACGTCCGGTGTGGGCACTGTCAACTCGGTTACAGTACCCAAACCCGCAAAGTTGACTCGCACAAAGATGGTTAACGATCAAATTGCTGCTCTGCGAGCAGAGAACTTAAGACTGATGGAAGATCTGTACGAATCTCACAAAATGTATCATGGAGTTTTCAAGACAGCCCTTAAAGGGCAGTCCATGAATGCAGATATGGTGCGCGCCTTGGCTACACAGCTGATGTCGGTGGCTAGTCGACAAGACCACAATTCCCAAGGATATGCTAGTGATCTGGCGGAAAGTCCTGTAATAGCAGATGAAGTAGATTCCGCAAACAACAACTTTTTGAGGCCAACAGTACCAACAAGACAAAGTTCGGTGCGACCGGGGTTGGACCGGAGAACCCCGGTTCGAGTGGCCCCATTCGACGGAGTATCCGATTCGATGGCTGCCGGGAGTCAACCGGATACGCGATTAGACGAATGGCTAGTCCAGCATGGGTTCAACGATCACGTACGAAACACTATCCACTTCGAGGAATTCAGTTACGAAGATTTTATCTACGCAATGGATCAGGAAGATCTGCGCAGGATTGGTTTGAG AGTTGGCACCGAAGTGAAACTGTGGCGGGCGATTCGAGCACACCGGCATCGATTTCCTCAGCCGCTGTGGTCTCCATCGGATAGTCGCCATCCAGCTCTCACTCCCCAGTCGTATTCCTCCTCCTCTCTAGTGACCGTTCTTAACGCCAACGGTGGTAGCGTTGATGAACCAGCGCTCAAACCGATCTCCAACTCCAACAGTTACGACTCGACCCATTCGGCGTGCACGACAGCGTCGTCGGAATACGAATCGTGCAATGGATTTGATTCGTCTTGA